A window of the Thalassoglobus sp. JC818 genome harbors these coding sequences:
- a CDS encoding tRNA-binding protein, which produces MSFIEWSDFERVELRVGKIVAVHDFPEARKPAYRLEVDFGEEIGIKKSSAQITGLYTKEELHGRLVIGVTNFPPKQIGPVRSECLVTGFVREDGQVVLAVPDQDVPLGSKLA; this is translated from the coding sequence ATGAGTTTCATTGAATGGTCGGACTTCGAACGCGTGGAATTACGAGTTGGCAAGATCGTCGCTGTCCATGACTTTCCCGAAGCCCGCAAGCCTGCCTACCGCCTCGAAGTCGACTTCGGGGAAGAGATCGGAATCAAGAAGTCGAGCGCGCAAATCACGGGGCTCTACACGAAGGAAGAGCTGCACGGACGCCTCGTCATCGGCGTCACCAACTTCCCTCCCAAACAAATCGGTCCCGTCCGCTCAGAGTGCTTAGTCACTGGGTTCGTCCGCGAGGATGGACAAGTCGTGTTGGCCGTCCCGGATCAGGATGTCCCGCTCGGATCGAAACTCGCCTGA
- a CDS encoding twin-arginine translocation signal domain-containing protein: MIGISRRNFLRAGAGVALGGMLDLNLFAQTPIGDRPEQDPAVTVLYPRDRVPLTFIIDDSTCLVNMGHFCIPQFQSCYPDRPVYQKPWWTFPREIPDSFVREFGEWCAENGVKGKYSIVPYPSCVGWLDRELPGWSRKDLLASLKLVRDLMVPNWDIHPEMITHTRVIDLKTGRPFDEISPATMENSYPREKKSVDELAAYLAYALQIIKNCDLPCEGVTTPGGFGNLVKSELSLAAQEAVRDVYNVEIPHYFKYVITGDESTEPIVENVSGLGTSQVNLTVNIPAGTGDWYGSWEGDVTPEPDRYATEDASSGRMVELIEKGQPAFMLCHWPGMYCNGSKIGFQGFQRNVLSLNSKYGDRTHWMKLSEIARYWAAKELTTVQVTDSAIHLNAPFACPDFTLRTTASHSQPPQLIHKQDRRALTEVKNRSELTPGTWHHQDNETTVCFALPKGKSQLKIDG; encoded by the coding sequence ATGATCGGAATTAGCAGAAGAAACTTTCTGAGAGCCGGAGCGGGAGTGGCACTCGGGGGAATGCTCGATCTGAATCTCTTCGCTCAAACTCCGATCGGGGATCGTCCGGAACAAGACCCAGCAGTGACTGTTCTGTATCCAAGAGACCGCGTTCCCCTCACGTTCATCATCGACGACTCCACCTGTCTCGTGAACATGGGACACTTCTGTATCCCGCAGTTCCAAAGCTGTTACCCCGATCGCCCGGTGTATCAAAAGCCCTGGTGGACTTTTCCTCGCGAGATTCCGGACAGCTTCGTCAGAGAGTTCGGCGAATGGTGTGCTGAGAATGGAGTCAAAGGCAAATACAGCATCGTCCCCTACCCCTCTTGCGTCGGATGGCTGGATCGTGAACTTCCCGGGTGGTCGCGCAAAGACTTGCTCGCCAGCTTGAAACTCGTCCGAGATCTTATGGTTCCCAACTGGGACATCCATCCCGAAATGATCACGCACACTCGAGTGATCGATCTCAAGACGGGACGACCCTTCGACGAAATCAGTCCAGCAACGATGGAGAACTCATATCCCCGCGAGAAGAAAAGCGTTGACGAGCTGGCCGCGTATTTGGCTTATGCACTGCAAATCATCAAGAACTGCGACCTCCCCTGCGAGGGAGTCACGACACCGGGCGGGTTTGGAAATCTCGTCAAATCAGAGCTCTCACTCGCAGCCCAGGAAGCAGTCAGAGACGTTTACAATGTTGAGATCCCGCACTACTTCAAATATGTCATCACAGGTGACGAAAGCACAGAGCCCATCGTCGAAAACGTTTCCGGGTTGGGAACGTCTCAAGTCAATCTGACGGTGAACATCCCCGCGGGAACCGGAGACTGGTACGGAAGCTGGGAAGGAGATGTCACTCCCGAACCGGATCGATATGCCACCGAAGATGCATCGTCTGGTCGCATGGTCGAACTCATTGAGAAAGGCCAACCCGCGTTCATGCTTTGCCATTGGCCCGGCATGTACTGCAATGGAAGCAAAATCGGATTCCAGGGATTTCAGCGAAACGTTCTCTCACTCAACAGCAAATACGGTGATCGGACTCACTGGATGAAACTCAGTGAGATTGCACGCTACTGGGCTGCGAAAGAACTGACGACCGTACAAGTCACGGACTCAGCCATTCATCTCAATGCGCCGTTCGCTTGCCCTGATTTCACCTTGCGAACAACTGCCTCACACAGCCAACCGCCTCAACTGATTCACAAACAAGATCGACGAGCACTGACTGAGGTGAAAAATCGATCGGAGTTAACTCCCGGGACCTGGCATCATCAGGACAACGAAACAACCGTCTGTTTTGCTCTTCCGAAAGGGAAGTCGCAATTGAAAATCGACGGCTGA
- a CDS encoding PPC domain-containing protein, with the protein MTSRGLTFALILNLLAVRNIAADEPPKIDRLIPSGIQCGTEASIQIVGKPGSDPLQVWSESNGFEWSFDEKNETAQLICRENTTPGLHWIRFYNSSGATELMPFFVGTIAELAEQEPNNSISDAQVIESNSVLVNGILEKSGDVDTYSVNLPSGCTFVASMQANSALGSPMDGILQLLDAKGTIVAQNDDDQGFDPLIAFPVTKPGQYFVRTFAFPAEPNSSIRFAGGTDYLYRLTLTTEPYVDYCLPMTISTDEVTPVKLFGWNLNQDLRLITVNPSQEDSTTIFEGLTNSIELQNVSGQSLSERSVSEAELGIPFHVAGVLDSPEETDSYTLSFDEKRKVAIRVRARELHSPLDPILTIVSSDGKVVHESDDQSREELDVDTTFDFQPGEYKLSISDRYVAGGDRYFYVLSAENKIPDFAATVASEHYVLTDEEELTIAVEIGREEKFAESIQVSIEGLPSEVHPVQEAPDETDDKKEPAKSITIRIKKPADLNSWSGPIQIICTSESGIVHSAKTSIGKGGFQSQHLWLTIR; encoded by the coding sequence ATGACCTCACGTGGACTGACCTTCGCACTCATCCTCAATCTTCTCGCCGTTCGAAACATCGCTGCCGATGAACCACCGAAAATTGATCGCCTGATTCCCTCCGGAATTCAGTGCGGAACAGAAGCCAGCATTCAGATCGTTGGCAAACCGGGATCAGACCCGCTGCAGGTCTGGTCCGAATCAAATGGCTTTGAGTGGTCATTCGACGAGAAGAACGAAACCGCACAGCTCATCTGCCGTGAAAATACAACGCCTGGATTGCACTGGATTCGTTTTTACAACTCATCCGGTGCGACAGAACTGATGCCGTTCTTCGTCGGGACGATCGCGGAACTCGCCGAACAGGAACCGAACAACTCCATTTCCGATGCACAGGTCATTGAATCCAATTCTGTTCTCGTGAACGGCATTCTCGAGAAGTCCGGCGACGTTGATACTTACTCAGTCAACCTTCCGTCCGGATGCACCTTCGTCGCTTCGATGCAAGCCAACAGTGCTCTCGGTTCACCGATGGATGGCATTCTTCAGCTTCTGGATGCGAAGGGAACCATCGTCGCCCAAAACGATGACGATCAGGGATTCGATCCGCTCATTGCGTTCCCAGTCACGAAACCCGGACAATACTTTGTCCGAACGTTTGCATTCCCAGCCGAACCGAACAGCTCCATCCGCTTCGCTGGGGGCACGGATTATCTGTATCGACTGACACTCACCACCGAACCGTATGTGGACTACTGTCTGCCGATGACAATCTCAACAGACGAAGTCACTCCAGTCAAGTTGTTCGGATGGAACCTCAACCAAGATCTTCGCCTCATCACGGTCAATCCATCTCAAGAAGACAGCACTACGATTTTCGAAGGACTGACGAACTCAATCGAGCTCCAGAACGTTTCCGGTCAGAGCCTCTCCGAGCGATCAGTCAGCGAAGCAGAGCTTGGAATCCCGTTTCATGTCGCCGGAGTTCTCGACAGCCCGGAGGAAACAGACTCCTATACCCTCAGCTTCGATGAGAAACGAAAAGTAGCAATCCGCGTGCGTGCCCGCGAATTGCATTCTCCCCTCGATCCGATTCTCACTATCGTTTCCAGCGATGGAAAAGTTGTTCACGAAAGTGATGACCAGTCACGAGAAGAGCTCGATGTCGACACGACGTTCGACTTCCAACCCGGGGAGTACAAGCTCTCCATCTCTGACCGATACGTCGCCGGAGGAGACCGCTACTTCTACGTCCTCTCCGCAGAAAACAAGATCCCCGATTTCGCAGCGACTGTCGCATCCGAACACTATGTCCTGACCGACGAAGAGGAACTCACGATCGCTGTCGAAATCGGACGCGAAGAAAAGTTCGCGGAGTCGATTCAAGTCTCTATTGAGGGACTCCCTTCAGAAGTTCATCCCGTTCAAGAAGCACCCGACGAGACCGACGACAAAAAAGAGCCAGCGAAGTCCATTACAATTCGCATCAAAAAACCTGCCGATCTCAATAGCTGGAGTGGACCGATTCAGATCATCTGCACATCTGAATCTGGGATCGTACACTCCGCGAAGACATCGATCGGCAAGGGGGGGTTTCAGTCTCAACACCTCTGGTTGACAATTCGATAA
- a CDS encoding glycoside hydrolase family 15 protein → MDGIGTQSPPAQWLSEKSTAADIDRVEQFLNDQGTFRFPTLSSGLFSAAAGDHAEFGLTGYQNVWVRDNIHVAHALWVAGQKDVAVQAVEAFVSFYDKYQHKFVDIIEGRADPSDAQARPHIRFDGTALQENEEEWAHAQNDAIGYLLWLICKFLRSGDLKPSPELPQLLALIVKYLDAIEYWQDEDSGHWEETKKIEASSLGPVIAGIEQLLYWLDETDSELPGLTKPEIKEIQEKGIVALAEILPAECIQTDPSQNRRYDAALLFLAYPLDILDEEMTRQIAEDVRSHLSGPIGVRRYIGDSYWCADYRTLLAADKRTTDYSEDTSSRDALLKEGQEAQWCIFDPILSVIYGRLYLESRDEQDRERQLYHLQRSLGQLTSAESRFGAYRCPESYFLEAGEWIPNDICPLLWTQGNLLLALHWMKQSLQSA, encoded by the coding sequence ATGGACGGAATCGGAACGCAATCACCACCCGCACAATGGCTCAGTGAGAAGTCGACAGCTGCTGACATCGACCGCGTCGAGCAGTTTCTCAACGATCAGGGAACCTTTCGCTTTCCCACACTTTCTTCGGGCTTGTTCTCAGCAGCTGCTGGTGACCACGCGGAATTCGGTCTGACTGGCTATCAGAACGTTTGGGTGCGCGACAACATTCATGTCGCTCATGCGCTGTGGGTCGCAGGACAGAAAGACGTTGCGGTTCAAGCTGTCGAAGCGTTTGTTTCCTTCTATGACAAGTATCAACATAAGTTTGTCGATATCATCGAAGGCCGTGCTGACCCGTCCGATGCTCAAGCTCGACCGCACATTCGCTTTGACGGAACAGCCCTTCAAGAAAACGAAGAAGAATGGGCTCACGCTCAGAACGACGCCATTGGCTATCTGCTCTGGCTGATATGTAAGTTTCTCCGAAGTGGCGATCTGAAACCATCTCCCGAACTGCCTCAGCTTCTCGCATTGATCGTGAAGTATCTCGATGCGATTGAGTACTGGCAGGACGAAGACAGCGGGCATTGGGAGGAGACCAAGAAAATCGAAGCCAGCAGCTTGGGACCGGTCATCGCCGGGATCGAGCAATTGTTGTATTGGCTCGATGAAACAGACTCCGAACTTCCCGGGCTGACAAAGCCAGAGATTAAAGAGATCCAGGAAAAGGGGATCGTCGCTCTCGCGGAAATCCTCCCAGCCGAGTGCATTCAAACCGATCCCTCGCAGAATCGGCGCTACGATGCTGCTCTGTTGTTTCTCGCGTACCCGCTCGACATTCTCGACGAGGAGATGACGCGACAAATCGCCGAAGACGTGCGAAGCCATCTCTCCGGTCCAATTGGAGTCCGACGCTATATTGGGGACTCTTACTGGTGTGCCGACTATCGAACATTGCTCGCAGCGGATAAGCGAACAACTGACTACAGCGAAGACACTTCCTCTCGCGATGCTCTGTTGAAAGAAGGTCAAGAAGCTCAGTGGTGCATCTTCGATCCGATCCTGTCGGTCATCTATGGCCGCTTGTATCTCGAATCCCGAGATGAACAGGACCGCGAACGCCAGCTTTATCACCTTCAGCGATCGCTGGGCCAACTCACCTCAGCCGAGTCGCGGTTCGGTGCGTATCGATGCCCGGAATCGTACTTCCTCGAAGCAGGCGAGTGGATTCCCAATGACATTTGCCCGCTGCTTTGGACGCAAGGAAATCTGCTGCTGGCATTGCACTGGATGAAGCAGTCGCTGCAATCTGCCTGA
- a CDS encoding DUF427 domain-containing protein translates to MKAIWKEMVIADSDETVVVEGNHYFPAESVNMDLLKESSTQTVCGWKGTASYYSIQVGDQTNEDAAWYYPDPKAAADDIKGRVAFWKGVQIVDE, encoded by the coding sequence ATGAAGGCGATTTGGAAAGAGATGGTGATTGCAGATTCGGACGAAACTGTTGTTGTCGAAGGCAATCACTATTTTCCTGCTGAGTCGGTGAACATGGATTTGCTGAAAGAGAGTTCGACTCAAACTGTCTGTGGATGGAAAGGGACGGCCAGCTACTACTCCATTCAAGTCGGGGATCAAACGAACGAAGACGCTGCCTGGTATTATCCTGATCCGAAAGCTGCGGCTGATGACATCAAAGGTCGAGTTGCGTTTTGGAAAGGGGTTCAGATCGTCGATGAATAA
- a CDS encoding class I tRNA ligase family protein: MLQKVDQAQFLAGEHEMLRFWRDQNVFRLLQEKNQGKKPWSFLDGPITANNPMGVHHAWGRTYKDAYQRYFAMTGHELRYQNGFDCQGLWVEVEVEKQLNLGTKSAIAEYGIDKFVHECKRRVLNFAARQTEQSIRLGYWMEWDNPDELRKLAAKIDTDETVELATPKGVVEKGPAEQLVARLGNPEWGGSYFTFATENNETIWKFLKKCFERKKVYLGHDVMPWGGKSGSAYSQMEVADGRKLTTHKSVFARFPLVDKNNSAPGESPGANDEQLKAYLLIWTTTPWTLTSNVATMINPDLDYVCLKAQIRGDEQPAVYYFAKDNLNFKRLEREFKEGFGRPEWQWPEGLQKLKTIAQIFKEQGGFEELGTVKGAEMVGWKYQGPFDELDAQKLPGGFPSQPSTGGQSDKPNSVESHRVIDGGRDFKGNPIVVAGEGTGIVHSAPGCGDVDHKIGMEVGLPAIAPLREDGTFSEGFGPFTGKKAVDPATADMVFDSLKEKGLLVYVETYPHVYPHCWRTGEELVFRLVDEWFINMDWRDEIKAVTEQINWIPESIQGKDRELEWLSTMRDWMISKKRFWGLALPIWVNPEDPTDFEVIGSLEELERRARDGGEGWDEFEGHTPHRPWIDKIKLRSQKTGALLERVEDVGNPWLDAGIVPFSTMMYNHDQTEWQKWFPADLVTECFPGQFRNWFYSLLSLATMMRYDETDDPKEKMPFRNLLGHRLVMDEHGNPMHKSDGTAIWFEEAAEQLGVDTLRWMYLAQNPASDLRFGLRIPQEPVTLETVDGPISETKEGLPTCKVTSTPADNVRRQVLIPLWNSYAFFVNYAVLDGFDPKQDPVPLQERPEIDRWVLSRLQELTQTAHDSFQAFDVARFMSSATEFIDELSNWYIRRNRRRFWKAVEQGESGDSNRGPKWDTDKLAAYQTLYEVLVTLSKLLAPAIPFLSERIYQNLVSTDDGGNPVSVHLCDYPEVDSAKLDPELSARVQAIQTLVRMGHRLRETAELRVRQPLAELRFACQDQAVAEALEHSLDVIGDELNVKSVQRVSDLDDLVNYIFKPNLKTLGPKYGKLLGAIRKQLPEMEGSELAPLRNGQSVTISINGEDVVLGPDDVLVSVEQATDWASADADGIQIALSTKLTEELVHEGMARDLIRHIQQLRKDADLEENDRIRVSWSSSDDSNLINQVLKTWMPTILTETRASEMNESTTDGIPVSAGEASVVLSIFTDVRERLLFD; encoded by the coding sequence ATGTTACAAAAAGTCGATCAAGCTCAGTTTCTTGCCGGTGAGCACGAAATGCTCCGCTTCTGGCGCGATCAGAACGTCTTTCGACTCTTACAAGAGAAGAATCAGGGGAAGAAGCCCTGGTCGTTCCTCGATGGGCCGATCACTGCTAACAATCCGATGGGTGTCCACCACGCGTGGGGTCGAACCTACAAAGACGCCTATCAGCGATACTTCGCAATGACCGGGCACGAACTCCGCTATCAGAACGGATTCGATTGCCAGGGTCTCTGGGTGGAAGTCGAAGTTGAAAAGCAATTGAACCTCGGAACCAAGTCCGCCATCGCCGAATACGGTATCGACAAGTTCGTTCACGAATGTAAGCGTAGAGTCCTGAACTTCGCTGCCCGCCAAACCGAACAATCCATCCGCCTGGGCTATTGGATGGAATGGGACAACCCCGACGAACTGCGGAAGCTCGCCGCGAAAATCGACACCGATGAGACAGTCGAACTCGCGACTCCCAAAGGTGTCGTCGAGAAAGGACCCGCCGAACAGCTCGTCGCCCGACTCGGAAATCCGGAATGGGGTGGCAGCTATTTCACATTCGCCACCGAAAACAACGAGACGATCTGGAAGTTCCTGAAGAAGTGCTTCGAACGCAAGAAGGTCTACCTCGGGCACGATGTCATGCCCTGGGGTGGAAAGTCCGGCAGCGCGTACTCACAGATGGAAGTCGCGGATGGCCGTAAGCTGACCACTCACAAGTCGGTTTTCGCGCGCTTCCCACTGGTTGACAAGAACAATTCAGCCCCGGGTGAGTCACCCGGGGCCAACGATGAGCAACTCAAGGCATATCTTCTCATCTGGACGACAACGCCGTGGACGCTCACGTCGAACGTCGCCACGATGATCAATCCCGATCTCGATTACGTTTGCCTAAAAGCACAGATTCGAGGCGATGAACAACCGGCGGTTTATTACTTCGCTAAAGACAATCTAAACTTCAAACGCCTGGAACGAGAGTTTAAAGAAGGCTTCGGTCGCCCCGAATGGCAATGGCCTGAAGGGCTTCAAAAGCTAAAAACGATCGCACAGATCTTTAAAGAACAAGGTGGGTTCGAAGAACTCGGCACAGTTAAAGGTGCGGAGATGGTCGGATGGAAATATCAAGGTCCATTCGATGAACTCGATGCACAAAAACTGCCGGGTGGTTTTCCGTCACAGCCATCAACGGGAGGCCAGTCTGACAAACCGAATTCTGTCGAATCTCATCGAGTCATCGACGGCGGACGGGACTTCAAAGGGAATCCGATCGTTGTCGCTGGCGAGGGAACGGGAATCGTTCACTCCGCTCCGGGCTGCGGAGATGTCGACCATAAAATCGGAATGGAAGTTGGCCTGCCTGCCATCGCGCCGCTCCGTGAAGATGGAACATTCAGCGAGGGCTTCGGCCCGTTCACCGGGAAGAAAGCTGTCGATCCCGCCACTGCGGACATGGTCTTCGATTCGTTAAAAGAGAAAGGGCTTCTCGTTTACGTAGAGACTTATCCTCACGTCTATCCGCACTGCTGGCGGACCGGCGAAGAACTCGTCTTTCGTCTCGTGGATGAATGGTTCATTAACATGGACTGGCGAGATGAAATTAAAGCCGTCACCGAACAAATTAACTGGATTCCGGAAAGCATTCAGGGGAAAGATCGAGAGCTGGAATGGCTGTCGACGATGCGTGACTGGATGATCTCCAAGAAACGATTCTGGGGACTCGCACTGCCAATCTGGGTCAATCCCGAAGACCCGACTGACTTCGAAGTGATCGGCTCTCTCGAAGAGCTGGAACGACGCGCCCGCGACGGCGGAGAAGGCTGGGACGAGTTCGAAGGTCACACTCCGCATCGACCCTGGATCGACAAAATCAAGCTGCGCAGCCAGAAAACCGGTGCACTCCTTGAGCGCGTCGAAGATGTCGGCAACCCGTGGCTGGATGCCGGAATCGTCCCGTTCTCAACGATGATGTACAACCACGATCAAACCGAATGGCAAAAGTGGTTCCCGGCCGATCTCGTCACAGAGTGCTTCCCCGGTCAGTTCCGCAACTGGTTCTATTCGTTGTTGTCGCTCGCCACGATGATGCGTTACGACGAGACCGATGACCCGAAGGAAAAGATGCCGTTCAGAAATCTGCTCGGACATCGTCTGGTCATGGATGAGCATGGCAATCCGATGCACAAGTCGGACGGCACAGCGATCTGGTTTGAAGAAGCAGCTGAACAACTTGGAGTCGACACGCTTCGCTGGATGTACCTCGCCCAGAATCCCGCTAGCGATTTGCGATTCGGTCTGCGAATCCCGCAGGAACCGGTCACACTCGAAACGGTCGACGGCCCGATTTCCGAGACGAAAGAAGGCTTGCCGACCTGCAAAGTCACCAGCACGCCCGCGGACAATGTCCGTCGACAAGTCCTCATCCCGCTGTGGAACAGCTACGCATTCTTCGTGAATTACGCTGTCCTCGACGGATTCGATCCGAAGCAAGACCCGGTTCCATTGCAAGAACGTCCAGAAATCGATCGCTGGGTGCTTTCCAGGCTTCAGGAACTCACTCAAACTGCCCATGATTCGTTTCAGGCGTTTGATGTCGCTCGATTCATGTCTTCAGCGACCGAGTTCATCGATGAACTTTCCAACTGGTACATCCGCCGCAATAGACGCCGATTCTGGAAAGCCGTCGAACAAGGTGAATCTGGCGACAGCAATAGAGGTCCGAAATGGGACACCGACAAACTGGCTGCCTATCAGACACTGTATGAAGTCCTCGTGACTCTTTCGAAACTGCTGGCACCAGCGATTCCCTTCTTAAGTGAAAGAATCTATCAAAACCTCGTGTCCACCGACGACGGGGGGAACCCTGTTTCTGTGCATCTGTGCGACTATCCGGAAGTCGACTCAGCGAAGCTCGATCCCGAATTAAGTGCCCGCGTTCAGGCCATTCAAACACTTGTTCGAATGGGACATCGATTGCGAGAAACAGCAGAGTTGCGAGTTCGACAGCCTCTTGCCGAGCTTCGCTTCGCCTGTCAGGATCAAGCTGTCGCGGAAGCATTGGAGCATTCACTCGATGTCATTGGCGACGAGTTAAATGTGAAATCCGTCCAGCGAGTAAGCGATCTCGACGATCTTGTGAATTACATCTTTAAACCGAATCTAAAGACTCTCGGTCCGAAGTACGGAAAACTTCTCGGTGCCATTCGCAAACAGCTACCGGAGATGGAAGGCTCTGAATTGGCTCCACTGCGGAACGGTCAGTCCGTCACCATCTCCATCAACGGCGAAGATGTCGTTCTGGGTCCGGATGATGTTCTGGTAAGCGTCGAACAAGCAACGGACTGGGCCAGCGCAGATGCTGATGGAATTCAGATTGCGTTGTCGACGAAGCTGACCGAGGAACTGGTTCACGAAGGAATGGCTCGCGACTTAATTCGTCACATTCAGCAACTTCGCAAAGATGCAGACCTCGAAGAAAACGATCGCATTCGTGTCTCGTGGTCGTCGTCTGATGATTCCAACCTGATCAATCAGGTCCTGAAAACCTGGATGCCCACAATTCTAACTGAGACGCGAGCCTCGGAGATGAACGAGTCCACCACCGATGGAATACCCGTCTCGGCCGGAGAAGCTTCGGTTGTTTTGTCGATTTTCACCGACGTCCGAGAACGCCTGCTTTTCGATTGA